One Planctomycetaceae bacterium genomic window carries:
- a CDS encoding dihydrodipicolinate synthase family protein, protein MTAFSGIIPPLVTPIKSYDKLDVDAVDRVIDHVVDGGVSGIFVLGTTGEGPSLTYPMRYEMVERACSVAEGRVPVLVGVTDCSFAESLYLAEHAASCVASAIVAAAPFYFGVSQASIVDWFGKLADETALPLMLYNMPSCVGIHLEPDSVAQLASHPNILGIKDSSGDLTYFRTLCQRFGGRGDFSVIMGPEELVPQAVAAGADGGVCGGANLLPHVYVELFNASRRQDTAEVSRLKGIVDRVFSDVYRDPDGEMNLIPALKYAMHLCRICGFEVAPPLPTLSRQHELQIRERLPELLSLADSPVACHPQPVRKADV, encoded by the coding sequence ATGACCGCCTTTTCCGGAATCATCCCGCCGCTGGTTACGCCGATTAAGTCGTACGACAAGCTGGACGTCGACGCGGTGGATCGAGTCATCGACCACGTCGTTGACGGCGGCGTCAGCGGAATTTTCGTGCTGGGAACTACGGGCGAAGGTCCTTCGCTGACGTATCCGATGCGATACGAAATGGTTGAGCGGGCGTGCAGCGTCGCCGAAGGACGCGTGCCTGTTTTGGTCGGCGTCACGGACTGTTCATTCGCCGAATCGCTCTATCTTGCGGAACACGCCGCCAGTTGTGTGGCCTCCGCGATCGTTGCAGCCGCTCCATTTTATTTTGGCGTGAGCCAGGCGTCGATTGTCGACTGGTTCGGCAAACTGGCGGACGAAACGGCTCTGCCGCTGATGCTGTACAACATGCCGAGTTGCGTGGGAATTCATCTGGAACCGGATTCCGTTGCTCAGCTTGCGTCGCATCCGAACATCTTGGGGATCAAGGACAGCAGCGGCGACCTGACCTACTTTCGCACGTTGTGTCAGCGGTTTGGCGGTCGCGGTGACTTTTCGGTCATCATGGGACCGGAAGAACTGGTGCCTCAGGCCGTCGCGGCGGGGGCTGACGGCGGAGTCTGCGGGGGAGCCAATCTGCTGCCGCATGTCTACGTCGAACTGTTCAACGCGTCCCGGCGTCAGGACACGGCGGAGGTTTCGCGGCTGAAGGGAATCGTCGACCGCGTATTCAGCGACGTGTACCGAGATCCGGATGGCGAAATGAACCTGATTCCCGCGCTGAAATACGCCATGCACCTGTGCAGGATCTGCGGTTTTGAGGTCGCTCCGCCGCTGCCGACGCTCAGCCGGCAACATGAACTGCAGATTCGGGAACGGCTTCCGGAACTGCTGTCGCTGGCGGATTCTCCCGTTGCCTGCCACCCACAGCCGGTTCGAAAAGCAGACGTTTGA
- the hemC gene encoding hydroxymethylbilane synthase, protein MTTHRIRIATRSSRLALWQAEHVASLIRSAAADVAVDIVHIRTEGDANQTDPLRQFGGTGVFTREVQVAVLNRQCEIAVHSLKDLPTESADGLMLAAVPGRAPRCDALILPSDVSPISRLSELKAKARIGTGSPRRQAQLLHWRSDLWTEEIRGNVETRIRKLDDGEFDAIVLAEAGLRRLGLADRISLLLEPPVMFPAVGQGAIGIECRTDDTVTQTILNNISNVSVTRCVTAERTLLADLRAGCHAPLGAWTELDGDELTLTAVLLSANGEHRLEATETGSAAEPESIGSAVARALLTAGGEELVRT, encoded by the coding sequence ATGACCACGCACAGAATCAGAATCGCCACTCGCTCCAGCCGGCTGGCTCTCTGGCAGGCAGAACATGTCGCGTCGCTCATTCGCAGTGCGGCTGCGGATGTCGCGGTCGACATCGTCCACATCCGCACGGAAGGTGATGCGAATCAGACTGATCCGTTGCGGCAATTCGGCGGCACCGGCGTGTTCACTCGCGAAGTCCAGGTGGCGGTTCTGAACCGGCAGTGCGAGATCGCCGTTCACAGCCTGAAGGATCTGCCTACGGAATCGGCTGATGGCCTGATGCTGGCGGCAGTTCCCGGACGAGCTCCGCGGTGCGATGCGCTGATTCTGCCTTCGGATGTGAGTCCGATCAGCCGGCTTTCGGAACTGAAGGCGAAGGCTCGCATCGGAACCGGCAGCCCGCGCCGGCAGGCTCAGTTGCTGCACTGGCGCAGTGACTTGTGGACGGAAGAAATCCGCGGCAACGTGGAAACACGAATTCGAAAACTCGACGACGGTGAGTTCGACGCCATCGTTCTGGCGGAAGCCGGACTGCGGAGGCTGGGACTGGCCGATCGCATCAGTTTGCTGCTGGAGCCTCCCGTGATGTTTCCCGCTGTCGGCCAGGGTGCCATCGGAATTGAATGCCGAACCGACGACACGGTGACTCAGACGATTCTGAACAACATCAGCAATGTCTCTGTTACTCGATGCGTGACCGCCGAACGGACGCTGCTGGCGGACCTGCGAGCCGGCTGTCACGCGCCGCTGGGTGCATGGACCGAACTTGACGGTGACGAACTTACGCTGACGGCCGTGTTGCTGAGTGCAAACGGCGAACATCGTCTGGAAGCCACAGAAACCGGCAGCGCCGCCGAACCGGAATCGATCGGCAGTGCGGTTGCTCGAGCATTGCTGACGGCGGGCGGAGAAGAACTTGTGCGGACATAG